A single Deinococcus radiopugnans ATCC 19172 DNA region contains:
- a CDS encoding pyridoxamine 5'-phosphate oxidase family protein → MAEKKLADLSDQMRKIDIAMLSTHSKGGNIAGRPMSNNGEVEYDGTSYYFTYEDAHTVGEIEADPKVALAFMGEKGFAVAVEGQAKLSRDKAEMKEHWSPDLDKWFKDGIDTPDIVMIQVDATRVHYWDGEDEGEIKL, encoded by the coding sequence ATGGCTGAAAAAAAGTTGGCTGACCTTTCCGACCAGATGCGCAAGATCGACATCGCCATGCTTTCTACCCACAGCAAGGGCGGCAACATCGCCGGGCGGCCCATGAGCAACAACGGGGAAGTCGAGTACGACGGCACCTCGTACTACTTCACCTACGAGGACGCGCACACGGTGGGCGAGATCGAGGCGGACCCGAAAGTGGCGCTGGCCTTTATGGGGGAGAAGGGCTTCGCGGTGGCAGTGGAAGGCCAGGCCAAATTGAGCCGCGACAAGGCCGAGATGAAGGAGCACTGGTCCCCGGACCTGGACAAATGGTTCAAGGACGGCATCGACACGCCGGACATCGTGATGATTCAGGTGGACGCCACCCGCGTGCATTACTGGGACGG